From one Bacteroidetes bacterium SB0662_bin_6 genomic stretch:
- a CDS encoding serine hydrolase, giving the protein MSRLFNRRFLLGIVLALGALIAAYVLILSGIFSGPPDADDLWPDTEAWAEEQLQSMTLEEKVSQLFSVRAYGRMMDPEDAAYQDLVDLVERFGLGGVTFFQGNPSDQIALINDLQGRAKLPLLIAQDMEWGAGMRVDEATVFPRAMAMGATRDVEWARMAGYITGREARALGARHILAPVADVNNNPDNPVINTRSFGEQPELVASMAAAFASGLQDAGVLATAKHFPGHGDTSVDSHLALPVLLFGPDRLHTLELVPFRELVQDSVMSVMVAHLALPRIEPDSTLPASLSPQVITGLLRDELDFDGLVVTDALDMAGVTAHFTAEEIAVRSLLAGTDMLLLSEDPRAARDSVMQAVAEGVITEERIDASVMRILRAKAWLGLDTDRNIAQDQDTLQTDLEEHRALSLGIARKSLTLLRNTGGILPLSEEARTLCVILSDGSNPSTGNRFLADLLRHRPGITVDTLRLDGRSAPEDYEAALEQSDAYPFVVVSAFLRARPRIAETGDEENAPEDPQKDFLARLVEYGPPVALVSFGDPYIVRGMAQPASYLIAYSASEVSQTAAADALTGQADITGRLPVSIPDLYAFGDGMDLFQQSIRTGYPAEVGLNGMVISRLDTLIRNAIDSTAFPGAVVAIGRNGVVAKLEAYGHFTYDEERPVATTSSFDLASLTKVVATTTAAMQLYDAGKLQLDTPVADYLPRFRQSGKENVTIRHLLTHTSGLIPYRRFYETGTVAREALLDSVLAESLEYEPGTEMRYSDFSMIALMLVIERITGQPFDEYAEEHIFEPLGMHDTGFMASGSPNPDVVPTERDRTFRRRLVQGEVHDETAWILGGVSGHAGLFSTAEDLVKFAHMLLDEGRVDGKPFISPETLRLFTTVQEPGLSTRALGWDTKSPEGYSSAGAGFGPNSFGHTGFTGTSFWVDPDTGLFVILLTNRVYPTRNNRRITEIRPRVADQAHGSILGPATFMLPDSLFEVR; this is encoded by the coding sequence ATGTCTCGTTTGTTCAACCGTCGTTTTTTACTTGGGATTGTGCTGGCGCTCGGTGCGCTGATCGCTGCGTATGTGCTGATCCTGTCAGGCATTTTTTCCGGGCCTCCCGATGCAGACGACCTCTGGCCCGATACGGAAGCATGGGCTGAAGAGCAACTTCAGTCCATGACGCTGGAAGAAAAGGTTTCTCAACTGTTTTCCGTGCGCGCCTATGGCAGGATGATGGATCCGGAGGATGCCGCATACCAGGACCTCGTGGATCTGGTCGAGCGATTCGGACTTGGCGGCGTCACCTTTTTTCAGGGAAATCCATCGGATCAGATCGCGCTTATAAACGACCTGCAAGGGCGTGCGAAACTCCCGCTGCTCATTGCCCAGGACATGGAATGGGGCGCGGGGATGCGGGTGGACGAGGCGACGGTTTTTCCGCGGGCCATGGCGATGGGCGCCACACGAGACGTCGAATGGGCGCGCATGGCCGGGTACATCACAGGCCGGGAGGCGCGGGCTCTCGGGGCCCGGCACATCCTCGCTCCCGTAGCCGACGTGAACAACAACCCCGACAATCCTGTCATCAACACCCGGTCATTCGGCGAGCAGCCGGAACTGGTCGCAAGTATGGCGGCCGCCTTTGCATCCGGGCTTCAGGACGCCGGCGTGCTCGCCACGGCAAAGCACTTTCCCGGTCATGGGGACACTTCCGTCGATTCGCACCTGGCGTTGCCTGTACTGCTTTTTGGTCCCGACCGGCTGCATACCCTGGAACTCGTTCCGTTCCGGGAACTGGTGCAGGATAGTGTGATGAGCGTCATGGTCGCTCATCTTGCGCTTCCCCGGATCGAGCCGGACTCGACACTCCCCGCCAGTCTTTCGCCGCAGGTTATTACCGGCCTGCTGCGCGACGAGTTGGATTTCGATGGGCTCGTCGTTACGGACGCCCTGGATATGGCAGGCGTCACAGCGCATTTTACGGCGGAGGAGATTGCCGTTCGGTCTCTGCTGGCAGGTACCGATATGTTGCTGCTTTCGGAAGATCCCCGGGCAGCGCGCGATTCCGTGATGCAAGCTGTCGCAGAGGGCGTGATCACAGAAGAACGCATAGACGCCTCTGTGATGCGGATTTTACGCGCCAAAGCCTGGTTGGGACTGGATACGGACAGAAACATTGCTCAGGATCAGGACACCTTGCAAACAGACCTGGAAGAGCATAGGGCACTGAGCCTCGGTATTGCCCGGAAGTCGCTTACGCTGCTGCGGAATACGGGCGGCATACTTCCTCTTTCCGAGGAGGCCCGCACGTTGTGCGTTATCCTTTCGGACGGTTCGAACCCGTCCACGGGAAATCGTTTTCTTGCCGATTTGCTTCGCCACCGGCCCGGCATCACGGTAGACACATTGCGTCTTGACGGCAGGTCCGCCCCGGAAGACTACGAGGCCGCTTTGGAGCAGAGCGATGCATACCCGTTTGTCGTGGTCTCCGCGTTTCTGCGCGCCCGCCCCCGGATTGCAGAAACCGGGGACGAGGAAAACGCCCCCGAAGACCCGCAAAAAGATTTTCTGGCGCGCCTTGTGGAATACGGGCCTCCGGTAGCGCTCGTTTCGTTCGGCGACCCATACATCGTACGGGGTATGGCGCAGCCCGCTTCCTACCTGATTGCATACAGTGCTTCGGAGGTTTCTCAGACGGCTGCTGCCGATGCGCTTACCGGGCAGGCCGATATTACCGGCCGTCTGCCCGTCAGTATACCCGACCTGTATGCATTCGGAGACGGCATGGATTTGTTCCAGCAGTCCATCCGAACAGGATATCCTGCAGAAGTCGGCCTGAACGGCATGGTCATCAGTCGCCTCGACACACTGATCCGGAACGCCATCGACAGCACGGCTTTTCCGGGGGCTGTTGTTGCGATAGGGCGCAACGGGGTGGTCGCCAAACTGGAAGCATACGGTCACTTCACCTACGACGAGGAACGGCCTGTCGCCACGACCTCGTCGTTTGACCTCGCTTCGCTCACCAAGGTGGTCGCGACGACGACCGCCGCGATGCAATTGTACGACGCCGGCAAGCTACAGCTCGACACGCCGGTAGCGGATTATCTCCCCAGATTCCGGCAGTCCGGCAAGGAAAACGTTACGATCCGGCACCTGCTTACCCACACCTCCGGGCTTATTCCGTACCGGCGGTTTTACGAAACGGGTACCGTCGCGCGCGAGGCCCTCCTCGATTCCGTGCTGGCGGAATCGCTGGAATATGAACCGGGCACGGAGATGCGCTACAGCGATTTCAGCATGATCGCCCTCATGCTGGTCATAGAGCGGATTACCGGGCAACCCTTCGACGAATATGCCGAGGAGCATATTTTCGAGCCGCTTGGCATGCACGATACCGGATTCATGGCGTCCGGCTCGCCCAATCCGGACGTAGTGCCTACCGAACGGGACCGCACATTCCGAAGGCGGCTTGTCCAGGGAGAAGTGCATGATGAAACCGCCTGGATTCTCGGAGGGGTTTCGGGGCATGCCGGGTTGTTTTCCACGGCCGAGGACCTGGTGAAATTCGCCCATATGCTGCTTGACGAAGGGCGCGTGGACGGGAAGCCGTTTATTTCGCCGGAAACCCTCCGCCTGTTCACGACCGTACAGGAGCCGGGTCTCAGCACGCGAGCGCTCGGATGGGATACGAAGAGCCCGGAAGGCTATTCGTCCGCTGGTGCAGGTTTCGGCCCCAACAGTTTCGGACATACCGGTTTTACCGGCACATCATTCTGGGTCGATCCCGACACGGGTCTGTTTGTCATTCTGCTCACGAACCGGGTGTATCCGACGCGCAACAACCGGAGAATCACGGAGATCCGGCCGCGCGTCGCCGATCAGGCGCACGGTTCCATACTCGGTCCGGCCACCTTTATGCTCCCGGACAGCCTTTTCGAGGTGCGTTAG
- a CDS encoding FmdB family transcriptional regulator: MPTYVYRREDGSTFEIDQRITADALTICPETGQKVERIITGSAGLIFKGSGFYLTDYVRGNGGSEKRGVNGNGESRESAAKGSEKNDAAAGESSSSGEKAAAGGKASKESSGSASAKSEG; this comes from the coding sequence ATGCCGACCTACGTATACCGGCGCGAAGACGGTTCGACGTTCGAAATCGATCAGCGCATTACTGCAGACGCGCTGACGATATGTCCGGAAACCGGGCAGAAAGTGGAACGCATCATTACCGGAAGCGCCGGGCTTATCTTCAAGGGAAGCGGCTTTTACCTGACCGACTATGTGCGGGGGAATGGCGGAAGCGAGAAGCGGGGAGTCAACGGTAACGGCGAAAGCAGGGAATCGGCCGCAAAGGGTTCGGAAAAAAACGACGCCGCGGCCGGGGAATCTTCCTCATCCGGGGAAAAAGCCGCTGCAGGCGGCAAGGCAAGCAAGGAGTC